A window of uncultured Methanoregula sp. genomic DNA:
ACCCTGGCACGCTATCTGGCCTCATCGGAAATCATCGACTTCCGCCACCCGGATGTTGCCGCCAAGGCCCGCGAACTCGCCCACGGGTGTACAACCGATACAGAAATTACAAAGCGTTGTTTTCTCTTTGTTCGCGATGAGATCTTCCACAGCTGGGATCACAAGATGAACCCGGTCACGCTGAAAGCCTCCGATGTGCTCAGGCACCGGACCGGTTTCTGTTTTGCCAAGAGCCATCTCTTTGCAGCGCTCCTCCGGGCAAACGGCATTCCGGCCGGCCTCTGCTACCAGCGGCTCGTCTCGGGGGAGTTCGG
This region includes:
- a CDS encoding transglutaminase-like domain-containing protein, encoding MEPRTLARYLASSEIIDFRHPDVAAKARELAHGCTTDTEITKRCFLFVRDEIFHSWDHKMNPVTLKASDVLRHRTGFCFAKSHLFAALLRANGIPAGLCYQRLVSGEFGQPFFLHGLNAVYLKDFGWYRADARGLKPGHDTQFTPPVEALPYVARAPGEAELPEIWDEPLPFVVDVLTRYTDIGQVRRNLPDTEVVTFRKDDCYKAERY